The following coding sequences are from one Desulfovibrio desulfuricans DSM 642 window:
- a CDS encoding tetratricopeptide repeat protein codes for MLTTAPKEIRENIARAMGYLRRDEVERALVTMSEALRLLAGVKLMRSARAELDIQIGEFLGGIVRHSALQPLLDPGNTGKPRSITLQAGKEATLSTVLEGLAKILQTAAEQAVQQEAEARLERKKQLISSGLDFLREGQVAKGRAFLKRIVEEFGDEDGIRLQMGQIFAAAGLFAEAAAMYEEAMTIQPREASAYTGAVAAWMELREYEKAEAVYQAVLRTFGGHASTFGKMSKLYLAWRKKQAAEDNALRALQTDPAQADALEVMAALGKH; via the coding sequence ATGCTGACTACTGCACCAAAAGAAATCAGGGAAAATATCGCCCGTGCAATGGGCTATCTGCGGCGTGACGAAGTTGAGCGCGCCCTTGTGACCATGAGTGAGGCGCTGCGGCTTCTTGCCGGGGTAAAACTGATGCGTTCAGCAAGGGCGGAACTGGATATCCAGATCGGGGAATTTTTGGGGGGCATTGTGCGCCATAGCGCGCTGCAACCGCTGCTTGATCCCGGCAATACGGGCAAGCCGCGCAGCATCACCCTGCAAGCGGGCAAGGAAGCCACGCTTTCAACCGTGCTGGAAGGCCTTGCGAAAATTCTCCAAACGGCTGCGGAGCAGGCCGTGCAGCAGGAGGCCGAGGCTCGGCTGGAGCGAAAAAAGCAACTCATCAGCAGCGGGCTGGATTTTTTGCGCGAAGGGCAGGTCGCCAAGGGGCGCGCTTTTTTGAAGCGCATAGTGGAGGAGTTTGGCGACGAGGACGGCATCCGCCTGCAAATGGGCCAGATTTTTGCCGCTGCCGGGCTGTTTGCCGAAGCCGCCGCCATGTATGAGGAAGCCATGACCATTCAGCCGCGCGAGGCCTCTGCCTACACCGGGGCCGTGGCGGCGTGGATGGAACTGCGGGAATACGAAAAGGCCGAGGCGGTGTATCAGGCGGTGTTGCGTACTTTTGGCGGGCATGCCTCAACCTTTGGCAAAATGTCGAAACTGTATCTTGCGTGGCGTAAAAAACAGGCAGCGGA
- a CDS encoding glutamate-5-semialdehyde dehydrogenase, which produces MTPAEEMSRLGARAKEAARAIAKAHPDAKTQALLGLAQLLQEREAEILAANAEDLAAARAAGQDAPRLDRLTLTPAIMDEMRAACRHVANLPDPVGATERQWQRPNGLLVGRMRVPLGVIAMIYEARPNVTIDAAILCIKAGNAVILRGGSEALRSNIALAKALCDALAQAGLPADAAQLVSIPGHEAVNALCKLDRYIDVIIPRGGEGLVRAVTEAATMPVLKHFKGVCHAYIDADADLDAAAEIVFNGKVQRPGVCNALECLLVHRGVAKDFLPKVAAKLGAAGVEFRACPQSLPLLGATAVAQQPDDLGQEFHALVLAVCVVESMDAALDHIARYGSNHTEIICTNNHEHAMRFLREADASMVAVNASSRFNDGGQLGLGAEIGISTSKLHAYGPMGVDELTTTKFVVLGQGQVRG; this is translated from the coding sequence ATGACGCCTGCAGAAGAAATGTCGCGCCTTGGCGCGCGGGCAAAGGAAGCGGCCAGGGCCATAGCCAAGGCCCACCCCGATGCCAAAACGCAAGCCCTGCTGGGGCTGGCGCAGCTGCTGCAGGAGCGGGAGGCCGAAATTCTGGCCGCCAATGCGGAAGACCTTGCCGCGGCCCGTGCCGCTGGGCAGGACGCCCCCCGCCTTGACCGCCTGACGCTTACCCCTGCCATCATGGATGAAATGCGCGCCGCCTGCCGTCATGTGGCCAATCTGCCCGACCCTGTGGGCGCTACGGAACGCCAGTGGCAGCGCCCCAACGGCCTGCTTGTGGGCCGCATGCGCGTGCCGCTGGGCGTGATCGCCATGATCTATGAGGCGCGCCCCAATGTGACCATTGACGCCGCCATTTTGTGCATCAAGGCGGGCAATGCGGTTATTCTGCGCGGCGGCAGCGAGGCTTTGCGCTCCAACATCGCGCTTGCCAAGGCCCTGTGCGATGCGCTGGCGCAGGCGGGATTGCCCGCCGATGCGGCCCAGCTTGTGTCCATACCCGGACACGAGGCCGTCAACGCCCTGTGCAAACTCGACCGCTATATTGATGTTATCATCCCGCGCGGCGGCGAGGGTCTTGTGCGCGCCGTGACCGAGGCTGCCACCATGCCCGTGCTCAAGCACTTCAAGGGCGTGTGCCACGCTTATATTGATGCGGATGCCGATCTGGACGCAGCGGCGGAGATTGTTTTTAACGGCAAGGTGCAGCGCCCCGGCGTGTGCAACGCGCTGGAATGCCTGCTGGTGCACCGCGGCGTGGCCAAGGATTTTCTGCCCAAGGTGGCGGCAAAGCTTGGTGCCGCCGGTGTGGAATTTCGCGCCTGCCCGCAATCGCTGCCCCTGCTTGGCGCAACTGCCGTTGCACAGCAGCCCGATGATCTCGGGCAGGAATTTCATGCCCTGGTGCTTGCCGTTTGCGTGGTGGAAAGCATGGATGCCGCGCTGGATCACATTGCCCGCTACGGCTCAAACCACACGGAAATCATCTGCACCAACAACCACGAGCATGCCATGCGCTTTTTGCGCGAGGCGGATGCTTCCATGGTGGCCGTCAACGCTTCCAGCCGCTTCAACGACGGCGGGCAGCTTGGCCTTGGCGCGGAGATCGGCATTTCTACCTCAAAGCTGCATGCCTACGGCCCCATGGGCGTGGACGAACTGACCACCACCAAGTTTGTGGTGCTTGGCCAGGGGCAGGTGCGCGGATAG
- the nadD gene encoding nicotinate (nicotinamide) nucleotide adenylyltransferase: MAEAASPPPGRAILGGSFNPPHVGHLRLAIEAREALGDLVQGVDMVPCAVPPHKAQSAMLPFDLRARMVEACAQGLPWLRCNRMEAQRQGPSYTWDTLCAYREAEPDTDLYFILGSPDFALLSTWHNGLDLPRLCHFVVVPRKGHTSADFITAAKALWPDAAERPPLLPACPCMVLPGGGLAHFLSVPWLAVSASRVRQLWLTGRNVDFLVPEAALQILLNNAQTVRHHWLEDGSAC, encoded by the coding sequence ATGGCGGAAGCGGCGTCCCCCCCGCCGGGCAGAGCCATTCTTGGCGGCAGTTTTAACCCGCCCCATGTGGGACACCTGCGGCTGGCCATAGAGGCCCGCGAGGCCTTGGGCGATCTTGTGCAGGGCGTGGATATGGTGCCTTGCGCCGTGCCGCCGCACAAGGCGCAGAGCGCCATGCTGCCCTTTGATCTGCGCGCCCGGATGGTGGAAGCCTGCGCTCAGGGCTTGCCCTGGCTGCGTTGCAACCGGATGGAGGCCCAGCGCCAGGGGCCGTCGTACACGTGGGATACGCTTTGCGCCTACCGTGAGGCAGAGCCGGATACGGATCTGTATTTTATTCTGGGCAGCCCGGACTTCGCCTTGCTCTCCACATGGCATAATGGGCTGGATTTGCCCCGGCTGTGCCATTTTGTGGTTGTGCCCCGCAAGGGGCATACCTCTGCCGATTTTATCACCGCCGCCAAAGCCCTGTGGCCCGATGCTGCAGAGCGCCCTCCATTGCTGCCTGCCTGCCCGTGCATGGTCTTGCCGGGGGGAGGGCTGGCGCATTTCCTTTCTGTGCCGTGGCTGGCTGTGAGCGCATCTCGGGTGCGGCAGCTATGGCTGACGGGCCGCAATGTGGATTTTCTTGTGCCGGAAGCGGCCTTGCAGATTTTGCTAAACAACGCTCAAACAGTGCGGCATCACTGGCTGGAGGACGGCTCGGCATGCTGA